A window of Ignavibacteriales bacterium contains these coding sequences:
- a CDS encoding ATP-grasp domain-containing protein has translation MNFEQKILICYNEPTRYYDNYLGKNITDSKDNIDLSEREFLKQIAMIKKSLSKKYMSVETLPVNSDIKSAIKKILNYSPDAIFNFVESVEGNTNLESYIAGLFDILGIPYTGNGAIALGNCLIKSRTKQILQSHGIRTPKHFITEVNEIPDKNKFSLRFPVILKLAREDASIGISELSVVQNFDTMLERLNYLYTSFNQEVLIEEYIEGRELNVAILGDKILPISEIRFDGLPDELPKIVTYEAKWSPESTYFKHTTPKCPTDLDDTLKLKVEKMAHEAFEALECRDYARVDIRLNQRNVPYVIEVNPNPDISPDTGFVRSAAAAGISYDQLLYTLSKFALKRIAYDTQAAS, from the coding sequence ATGAATTTTGAACAAAAAATATTGATCTGTTATAATGAACCAACCAGATACTATGACAACTATCTTGGTAAGAATATAACTGATTCAAAAGATAATATTGATCTTTCCGAAAGGGAATTCTTAAAACAGATTGCAATGATCAAGAAATCCCTTTCAAAGAAATATATGAGTGTAGAAACACTTCCCGTTAACAGCGATATCAAGAGTGCAATTAAAAAAATATTAAATTATTCTCCCGATGCAATTTTTAATTTCGTTGAATCGGTAGAAGGTAATACAAATCTAGAAAGCTACATAGCGGGACTTTTTGATATTCTCGGAATACCTTACACAGGCAACGGAGCTATCGCTCTTGGTAATTGCCTGATCAAATCCAGAACAAAACAGATTCTTCAATCACACGGTATAAGAACTCCAAAACATTTTATTACTGAAGTAAATGAAATCCCAGATAAAAATAAATTCTCTTTGAGATTTCCGGTTATACTAAAACTTGCGCGTGAAGATGCAAGCATCGGCATTTCGGAACTTTCAGTTGTACAGAATTTCGATACTATGTTGGAAAGATTAAATTATCTCTACACTTCTTTTAACCAGGAAGTTTTGATTGAAGAATATATTGAAGGACGCGAATTGAATGTTGCGATACTTGGTGATAAAATTCTTCCGATATCCGAAATCCGTTTCGACGGATTACCGGATGAACTTCCTAAGATAGTTACCTACGAAGCTAAATGGTCACCGGAGAGTACATATTTTAAACATACAACCCCAAAGTGTCCGACAGATTTGGATGATACTCTAAAACTTAAAGTTGAAAAAATGGCGCACGAAGCATTTGAAGCATTAGAATGCAGAGATTATGCTCGCGTTGATATAAGATTGAACCAAAGAAATGTTCCTTATGTTATTGAAGTAAATCCTAATCCGGATATCTCTCCGGATACCGGTTTCGTTAGATCAGCTGCTGCTGCAGGAATTAGTTATGATCAATTGCTCTACACACTTTCAAAGTTCGCATTGAAGAGAATAGCTTATGATACGCAAGCTGCAAGCTAA
- a CDS encoding GNAT family N-acetyltransferase — protein MIRKLQANDREQLVSIINKTDNFNDEEKNVAVELIDEAIANPNDEDYNVYIYENDGKIAGYHCIGKRALTDGVFDLFWIVVDNSGQNKGIGKQLLDHAENFVKENKGRWILAETSSKDDYNATRNFYMRNNYSIVSQIKDFYAINDNLIVFGKYIKT, from the coding sequence ATGATACGCAAGCTGCAAGCTAATGATCGGGAACAATTAGTCTCTATCATTAATAAAACAGATAATTTTAATGATGAAGAGAAGAACGTTGCAGTTGAATTAATTGATGAAGCGATTGCAAATCCGAACGATGAAGATTACAATGTTTATATCTATGAAAATGATGGAAAGATTGCCGGATATCATTGTATCGGCAAGAGAGCATTAACCGACGGTGTGTTTGATCTGTTCTGGATTGTTGTTGATAACAGCGGACAGAATAAAGGAATAGGAAAGCAATTATTAGATCACGCAGAAAATTTTGTAAAAGAAAATAAAGGACGATGGATTCTTGCTGAGACATCTTCCAAAGATGATTACAACGCTACAAGAAATTTTTATATGAGGAATAATTACTCGATAGTCTCACAGATAAAAGATTTTTACGCAATCAACGATAACTTGATTGTATTTGGTAAATACATAAAAACATAA
- a CDS encoding KamA family radical SAM protein: MELWQQMVRDSVHSVDQLVEKFGIDRTVAEGLDEFFQARINPYYLGLIRYPGDPIWKQCVPDKAELDDLEGFSDPLQEDRMSPVPNITHRYPDRALFLTTSQCGMYCRFCTRKRKVGNSDKISMKELESAFKYLEQHTEIRDVIMSGGDPLMLTDVMLEKILKRLRQIPHIEIIRIGSKMPCVLPHRITPKLVEMIKKYHPVYVNTHFNHPWEITPESSKACEMLANAGIPVSNQAVLMRGVNDDAEVMRELFTKLLKIRVRPYYLYMADETRGANHFRTSLETGLEIMQKLRGYTSGLAIPHFVIDAPGGGGKIPILPQYVLHRDEDRVVMKNYKGEIFVYKEAHNGEAKPDVKIPVELVDKKNGNGSNGNGSNGSNGNGSNGSSKKPKNYKEKVEVTEVATSNN; this comes from the coding sequence ATGGAACTCTGGCAGCAAATGGTTAGAGATAGCGTTCACTCTGTTGATCAACTTGTTGAAAAATTCGGGATTGATAGAACAGTAGCAGAAGGTTTGGATGAATTTTTCCAAGCTCGAATAAATCCATACTATCTTGGTTTAATTCGATATCCGGGTGATCCGATCTGGAAACAATGCGTACCCGATAAAGCTGAATTAGATGATCTGGAAGGATTTTCAGATCCGCTTCAAGAAGATAGAATGAGCCCCGTTCCTAATATTACACATAGATATCCGGATCGAGCATTATTCCTAACAACAAGCCAATGCGGAATGTATTGCCGTTTTTGCACAAGAAAAAGAAAAGTAGGAAACTCAGATAAAATTTCGATGAAAGAACTCGAATCCGCTTTCAAGTATCTGGAACAGCATACCGAAATCCGCGATGTAATTATGTCCGGCGGCGATCCGCTGATGCTTACAGATGTTATGCTTGAAAAAATCTTAAAGAGATTGAGACAAATTCCTCACATCGAGATTATTCGTATCGGTTCAAAAATGCCGTGCGTCCTTCCGCACCGCATCACACCAAAATTGGTTGAGATGATCAAGAAGTATCACCCGGTTTATGTTAACACACACTTCAATCATCCGTGGGAAATTACTCCTGAAAGCAGCAAGGCTTGCGAGATGCTCGCTAATGCCGGGATCCCGGTTAGTAACCAGGCAGTTCTTATGAGAGGCGTAAATGATGATGCTGAGGTAATGAGAGAGCTTTTCACGAAACTTCTCAAGATAAGAGTAAGACCTTACTATTTATATATGGCAGATGAAACACGCGGCGCTAATCATTTCAGAACTTCTCTCGAAACCGGTCTTGAGATAATGCAGAAGCTCCGCGGTTATACAAGTGGACTTGCAATACCGCATTTTGTAATTGATGCACCAGGCGGCGGCGGTAAGATTCCTATTCTTCCGCAATACGTTCTGCATCGCGATGAAGACAGAGTTGTAATGAAGAATTACAAAGGTGAGATCTTTGTTTACAAAGAAGCACACAACGGAGAAGCTAAACCGGATGTGAAAATTCCAGTAGAACTAGTTGACAAGAAAAACGGTAATGGCTCAAACGGAAATGGTTCTAACGGTTCCAATGGGAATGGATCGAACGGTTCATCGAAGAAACCGAAGAATTACAAAGAGAAAGTTGAAGTTACCGAAGTTGCCACGAGCAATAATTGA
- a CDS encoding thioredoxin family protein, whose translation MKKFFLLLMILSAVIYAQEKNKLVTEEKSGKPMLIGLCDRTAFADSNFSWWFNSEYDYYPADSVAVVRFSKKLQDVKITIVMGTWCSDSRREIPRFYRILDQVGFNTKNLTVICVDRNKTAPDNLVEKLDIKLVPTIIFIRDDKEIGRIVETPKETLETDLVKIIVK comes from the coding sequence ATGAAAAAGTTTTTTCTTTTATTGATGATCCTATCCGCAGTAATTTACGCTCAAGAAAAAAACAAATTGGTTACGGAGGAAAAATCCGGCAAACCGATGCTTATCGGTCTCTGTGATAGAACCGCATTTGCCGATTCAAATTTTTCATGGTGGTTCAATTCAGAATATGATTATTACCCGGCTGATTCTGTAGCAGTAGTAAGATTCTCAAAAAAACTTCAAGATGTGAAAATTACAATTGTAATGGGTACCTGGTGCAGCGACAGCAGAAGAGAAATACCAAGATTCTATAGAATATTAGACCAAGTCGGTTTCAACACAAAAAATTTAACTGTGATTTGTGTTGATAGAAATAAAACAGCTCCGGATAATCTTGTTGAAAAACTCGATATCAAATTAGTACCTACTATTATTTTTATTAGGGATGATAAAGAAATTGGAAGAATAGTTGAAACACCTAAAGAAACTTTAGAAACTGATTTGGTAAAGATAATTGTTAAATAA
- a CDS encoding NAD(+)/NADH kinase, translated as MTIGIIPNTSKSDILGIVKKIIVQLQQNGFDFILSDSILKYKNEFDNAAKFLSYTDLSKNCDMLVSIGGDGTMLNTAFEVRNSSTPIIGVNFGKLGFLAEFDLTSFSELLHDIKTKNYTIEERMALIAKSSGSVNDELYAINDIVIDKGPWPKMIELTIKVDDDYVSTFSADGLIIATPTGSTGYSLSTGGPIVNPKADVITLSPIAPHTLTMRPLVISSGQKITVMVNSPSEKIQVSCDGQRVNFFNSPAQLTIEKNKQPVRLIHSNRTNYFEILRNKLYWGLDVRKSNNSK; from the coding sequence ATGACAATAGGGATAATTCCAAATACTTCGAAAAGCGATATTCTTGGTATCGTAAAGAAAATCATTGTGCAACTTCAACAAAACGGATTCGACTTCATCTTAAGCGATTCTATCTTAAAATATAAAAATGAATTTGACAATGCAGCTAAGTTTTTATCTTACACTGATCTAAGTAAGAACTGCGATATGCTAGTATCTATCGGCGGTGATGGTACAATGTTAAACACAGCGTTTGAAGTAAGGAACTCAAGTACTCCTATCATTGGAGTTAATTTTGGTAAACTTGGTTTCCTTGCTGAGTTCGATCTTACCAGTTTTTCCGAACTTCTCCACGATATAAAAACAAAAAATTATACAATTGAAGAAAGAATGGCTTTGATTGCCAAAAGCTCAGGATCGGTTAATGATGAATTATACGCGATCAATGATATTGTAATTGATAAAGGTCCTTGGCCAAAAATGATTGAGCTGACGATAAAAGTTGATGATGATTATGTTTCTACTTTTTCAGCAGATGGTTTGATAATTGCAACACCTACAGGCTCTACCGGCTATTCATTGTCAACAGGCGGACCGATAGTGAACCCTAAAGCTGATGTGATTACACTCAGTCCTATAGCTCCTCATACTCTTACAATGCGTCCATTAGTTATTTCAAGCGGACAAAAAATAACAGTGATGGTTAATTCACCTTCCGAAAAAATTCAAGTAAGCTGTGACGGACAGCGCGTTAACTTTTTTAATTCACCGGCTCAACTTACAATAGAAAAAAATAAACAGCCGGTCAGATTAATTCATTCCAACCGTACCAACTATTTTGAAATCCTACGCAATAAATTGTATTGGGGACTTGACGTTCGCAAATCGAATAATTCTAAATAG
- a CDS encoding glycosyltransferase family 2 protein — protein sequence MAENIKISSIIIARDEEANINRCIKSQVNIVDDIVVIVDSRTTDKTKQIASSFQNVNCEIVGWKGFAGTKIYALSKTKFDWVLWIDADEEITSDLAEELKQFKQSALEYHAYDVARRAFFLGKWIKHSGWYPSRVTRLFNKKFVFFNEKEVHEHLKVEGVVGKLQNDLNHYTDPSIEHYFTKYNSYTSLAAKELFEKGKRATVIDILIRPIFLFCKMYIFRLGFLDGLHGLILAVFSSSYVFTKYCKLWEMNRERSK from the coding sequence ATGGCTGAAAACATTAAAATATCATCCATAATAATTGCACGCGATGAAGAAGCCAATATTAATCGCTGTATCAAAAGCCAGGTAAATATTGTTGATGATATTGTTGTTATTGTTGACTCAAGAACGACTGATAAAACAAAACAGATTGCATCATCATTCCAAAATGTTAACTGCGAGATTGTAGGATGGAAAGGATTTGCCGGAACTAAAATTTATGCTTTATCTAAAACAAAATTTGATTGGGTTCTTTGGATTGATGCCGATGAAGAAATTACTTCTGATCTAGCTGAAGAACTGAAACAATTCAAACAGTCTGCACTTGAGTATCATGCTTACGATGTAGCGCGAAGAGCATTTTTCCTTGGTAAATGGATTAAACACAGCGGCTGGTATCCTTCACGTGTTACAAGACTCTTCAATAAAAAATTTGTGTTTTTCAATGAAAAAGAAGTTCACGAGCATCTAAAGGTTGAAGGAGTTGTTGGCAAACTCCAAAATGATCTTAATCATTATACCGATCCTTCAATTGAACATTACTTCACTAAATACAATTCTTATACTTCACTTGCAGCTAAGGAACTATTCGAAAAAGGTAAACGTGCAACTGTTATAGACATACTCATCCGCCCAATTTTTCTTTTTTGCAAAATGTATATCTTTCGATTAGGATTTCTTGACGGACTTCATGGATTGATACTGGCTGTGTTCTCATCTTCGTATGTATTTACAAAGTATTGCAAACTTTGGGAAATGAATAGAGAAAGATCAAAATGA
- a CDS encoding ABC transporter ATP-binding protein: MTTYKRVLSYVKPYRKHLSASVFFSILYALLNTVSVYMLSPLLSTLFQEKGALQLQSKTITHTVDNPVSNWFSKIGTEITDSFKNYVFSGTEREILLKICFLILLAFFLKNIFGYLQAYFLAYVEQGMIRDLRNQSYIHLHKLPMSYFKNEKTGNLISRITNDVNVVQSSVSAVFLNMIREPLTILFFIGLAMSISWRLTLFSLLVLPPTIGIISWIGLILRKQSGLLQEKMGNITTLLHETITGVKIVKAFGMEDYENEKFKTQTQNYFKLVLKMARVRNTASPVTEFLSVVLGVAMIYYGGELVLVNKTLNASEFIVFLLAIFQMMPPIKELSSVNNRIQESSAAAERVFEILDTEPRIKNIESPVSVTKFKDMIEFLNVSFHYDDSEELVLDKVNLQVKKGKVLAIVGSSGAGKTTLADLLPRFFDPADGRILLDGIDIRTIRIEDLRKLMGIVTQETVLFNESARNNIAYGLDDCSEERLIAAAKAANAHNFILELPNGYNTIIGEKGTKLSGGQRQRISIARALLKNPPIMILDEATSSLDNESEVLVQEAIERLMHDRTTFVIAHRLSTIRNADRIIVLDRGKIVQDGKHEQLLSQVNGIYKKLYELQFRD; encoded by the coding sequence ATGACTACCTACAAAAGAGTTCTTTCTTATGTTAAACCTTACCGGAAACATTTATCTGCGTCGGTGTTTTTTTCGATTCTATATGCTCTTCTCAATACAGTCTCCGTTTATATGTTGAGCCCTTTACTCAGCACACTTTTTCAAGAGAAGGGCGCTTTACAGTTACAGTCTAAGACAATCACCCACACAGTAGATAATCCTGTAAGTAATTGGTTTTCAAAAATTGGAACCGAAATTACCGACTCGTTTAAAAATTATGTTTTTAGCGGGACCGAAAGGGAAATTCTCCTTAAAATTTGTTTTTTAATTTTGCTCGCATTCTTTCTAAAAAATATTTTTGGATACTTACAAGCATACTTCCTTGCTTATGTTGAACAGGGAATGATCCGTGATTTACGGAATCAATCTTATATACATTTGCATAAATTGCCGATGAGCTATTTCAAGAACGAAAAGACGGGTAACTTAATTTCCAGAATAACTAATGATGTTAACGTAGTTCAGTCTAGCGTTTCTGCAGTTTTTCTAAATATGATTCGTGAACCTCTTACAATTTTATTTTTTATCGGATTGGCAATGTCAATAAGCTGGCGGTTAACACTTTTTTCGCTTCTGGTTTTGCCTCCTACTATTGGAATAATTAGTTGGATCGGTCTAATTCTTAGAAAACAAAGCGGACTGCTTCAAGAAAAGATGGGGAATATAACTACATTATTACATGAGACTATTACAGGTGTAAAAATTGTAAAAGCGTTTGGAATGGAAGACTACGAGAATGAAAAATTTAAAACTCAAACACAAAATTATTTCAAATTAGTACTGAAAATGGCACGTGTTAGAAATACTGCATCGCCCGTAACCGAATTTTTAAGTGTTGTACTTGGTGTAGCAATGATTTATTACGGTGGCGAACTTGTCCTTGTTAATAAAACTCTTAACGCAAGCGAGTTTATTGTATTTCTACTTGCCATTTTTCAAATGATGCCTCCAATAAAAGAATTAAGCAGCGTTAATAATAGAATTCAAGAATCAAGCGCAGCTGCAGAAAGAGTTTTTGAAATCCTTGATACGGAACCAAGAATAAAAAATATCGAATCACCTGTATCTGTTACTAAATTTAAAGATATGATCGAATTCCTTAATGTATCATTCCATTATGATGATTCTGAAGAACTGGTTCTGGATAAGGTCAATCTACAAGTTAAGAAGGGAAAGGTATTAGCGATTGTAGGCAGCAGTGGTGCAGGTAAAACAACTCTTGCAGATTTATTGCCCCGGTTCTTTGATCCAGCAGATGGTAGAATTTTGTTAGATGGAATTGACATTCGTACTATACGAATTGAAGATCTGCGTAAGCTTATGGGAATTGTTACACAAGAAACCGTCCTCTTCAATGAATCCGCCCGCAATAATATAGCTTATGGATTAGATGATTGCTCTGAAGAAAGATTAATAGCCGCAGCAAAAGCTGCTAATGCGCACAATTTTATTCTAGAACTACCGAATGGTTATAATACTATCATTGGCGAGAAGGGAACAAAGCTTTCCGGTGGTCAGCGTCAACGAATCTCAATAGCCCGTGCATTATTAAAGAATCCTCCTATAATGATACTTGATGAGGCAACATCATCTCTTGATAATGAATCGGAAGTATTGGTTCAAGAAGCTATTGAAAGATTAATGCACGACCGCACTACATTTGTTATTGCACATCGTCTAAGCACAATTCGAAATGCAGACAGAATAATTGTACTTGACCGCGGTAAAATTGTTCAGGATGGAAAACATGAGCAACTTCTTTCTCAAGTAAATGGCATTTATAAAAAATTATATGAATTACAATTCAGAGATTAG
- the xerD gene encoding site-specific tyrosine recombinase XerD translates to MEEFLKEYLTILRYEKNLSENTTKSYKNDLQKFLTFLSETKVKDFSEVTSNIIAKFFERQRKSGADSATSARYMSSIKGFFRFLENNSYIEKNPTEKLSRVKKARKLPSVLTLPEVEMILNAPQTGDTTGLRDKAILETFYSSGLRVSELLNLKINDLFFDDEVIRVLGKGSKERIVPIGSSAINWIKEYLIRSRPHLEKKTKSQNFVFLNKRGTKLSRMWIWKIFDHYAKEAGISKNIHPHIFRHSFATHLLEGGADLRAVQEMLGHADISTTQIYTHVDRNYIKQEHKDHHPRG, encoded by the coding sequence ATGGAGGAATTTCTAAAAGAATATTTAACTATTCTTCGTTACGAAAAAAATCTTTCCGAGAATACTACTAAATCATATAAAAACGATCTTCAAAAATTTTTAACATTCCTCTCTGAAACCAAAGTAAAAGATTTTAGTGAAGTTACATCAAACATAATTGCAAAATTCTTTGAACGTCAGCGAAAGTCTGGTGCAGACAGCGCAACATCAGCTCGTTATATGTCCTCCATTAAAGGTTTTTTTAGATTCTTAGAAAACAACAGTTACATCGAAAAAAATCCAACAGAAAAACTCTCTCGAGTTAAAAAAGCTCGTAAGCTGCCATCTGTATTAACTCTACCGGAAGTAGAGATGATCCTTAATGCACCGCAGACAGGTGATACAACAGGTTTGCGTGATAAAGCAATTCTCGAAACATTTTATTCTTCAGGTCTACGTGTATCTGAACTTCTCAACCTAAAAATAAACGATCTTTTTTTTGATGATGAAGTAATAAGAGTATTAGGTAAAGGTTCAAAAGAAAGAATAGTTCCAATTGGAAGCAGTGCAATAAATTGGATTAAGGAGTATCTAATTCGTTCAAGACCGCACTTAGAGAAAAAAACTAAGAGTCAGAATTTTGTATTTCTAAATAAACGCGGTACAAAACTTTCACGCATGTGGATTTGGAAAATCTTTGATCATTATGCAAAAGAAGCAGGCATAAGTAAAAATATTCATCCTCATATTTTCCGGCATTCTTTTGCGACACATCTTTTAGAAGGAGGAGCCGATCTAAGAGCTGTTCAAGAAATGTTAGGGCACGCGGATATTTCTACTACTCAAATCTATACACATGTTGACCGGAATTATATAAAACAAGAACACAAAGATCATCATCCGCGCGGTTAA
- a CDS encoding HDIG domain-containing protein, which yields MMNSKMVEKLRSSLHVKFAIILITALLIVLMFPRGESIESEVTVGSVWIHEDLISSTTFEILKDLKTYEREKIQVARAILPIFLRDISLEKLYLDSLKDSNLFLTKVLSKNNNAQNSTKLLSDGSYSTFYKFTHKQKPFTGSRISSITQVFSNASQILNKIYQRGLLSVSYKDIPRDSIALRDGKFENAFPKTNYLDRNSVNNFIQFYLNGNVSSDTELNVAIEEYIANFIKPNLVFSRQLTDAAVQNAKDKVPPNVGIVNENERIVAKHDRITPDVKLKIDSYKIAKGQGTGYWERFSQNFGKFLHILIVLLPFIIYIVLFRKRIYGDNLKIVLIACIILFISFLTFLIYQLDVPSPVEFLVLVPVASMLLTIIFDSRVGFYGTVIISLIVGGLRGNDYAFALTNIIAGGLAAFTVRDIKNRTQIFRSFLYIFIGYALSIIAFGFERFDSFNQLLSSFAFAISNALMSPVLTYGLIIFVERIFKITTDLTLLELTDFNKPLLKELAKSAPGTFNHSITIGTLVETTAEAIGANSTLARVGAYYHDIGKTIDPESFVENQIDSKNIHEQLSPERSVKLILDHVKKGIELGQNYSLPKEVIDFIPMHHGTMIISYFYEKAKELYGEAKVDLNDYRYPGPKPNTKETAVVMLADACESTVRSLNEADSQKIENVINNLINSRIDDGQLDEAPLTFKDIKQIKESFLSILVGHQHKRIRYPKQEELENTKSEE from the coding sequence ATGATGAATTCAAAAATGGTTGAAAAATTAAGATCTAGTTTACACGTTAAGTTTGCGATCATTCTTATTACAGCTTTATTAATAGTATTAATGTTTCCAAGGGGTGAATCAATTGAATCTGAAGTTACGGTTGGCTCCGTTTGGATTCATGAAGATCTTATTTCTTCAACCACTTTTGAAATCTTAAAAGATCTTAAGACTTATGAACGAGAAAAAATTCAAGTTGCCAGAGCAATACTTCCTATCTTTCTCCGAGATATCAGTTTAGAAAAATTGTATTTGGATTCACTGAAAGATTCAAATTTATTTCTTACCAAAGTGTTATCTAAAAACAATAATGCTCAAAACTCAACTAAATTACTTAGCGATGGATCTTATTCTACTTTTTATAAATTTACACATAAACAAAAACCATTTACCGGATCAAGAATTTCCTCGATCACACAAGTTTTTAGTAATGCTTCACAAATATTAAATAAGATTTATCAACGCGGACTGCTTAGTGTTAGCTATAAAGATATTCCAAGAGACAGCATTGCATTAAGAGACGGCAAGTTTGAAAACGCTTTTCCCAAGACAAATTATCTGGATCGTAATTCTGTAAATAATTTTATTCAATTCTATCTAAATGGAAACGTAAGCAGTGATACGGAATTAAATGTTGCTATTGAGGAATACATAGCTAATTTTATTAAACCGAACTTGGTTTTTAGCAGGCAATTAACAGATGCAGCTGTTCAAAATGCAAAAGATAAAGTTCCGCCAAATGTCGGTATAGTCAATGAAAACGAACGCATTGTTGCAAAACATGACCGCATTACTCCTGATGTAAAATTAAAAATAGATTCATATAAAATTGCAAAAGGGCAGGGAACCGGATACTGGGAACGCTTCTCTCAAAATTTCGGTAAGTTTTTACATATTCTGATTGTTCTATTACCGTTCATTATTTATATCGTTCTTTTCAGAAAAAGAATTTATGGCGATAACCTTAAAATAGTTCTCATCGCCTGCATTATTCTATTCATAAGTTTTTTAACTTTTCTTATTTATCAACTTGATGTTCCTTCACCTGTAGAATTTCTCGTACTTGTTCCCGTTGCATCAATGCTGTTAACAATTATTTTCGATTCACGTGTAGGATTTTATGGAACTGTAATTATTTCTCTAATAGTAGGAGGTCTACGCGGTAACGACTATGCATTTGCTCTAACCAATATCATCGCTGGCGGACTTGCAGCTTTTACTGTACGTGATATTAAGAATCGTACTCAAATTTTCCGTTCATTTCTTTATATCTTTATCGGTTATGCATTAAGTATTATTGCCTTTGGCTTTGAAAGATTTGATTCTTTTAATCAACTCCTCTCTTCTTTTGCTTTTGCTATTTCGAATGCTTTGATGAGTCCGGTTTTAACTTATGGTCTTATAATTTTTGTCGAAAGGATTTTTAAAATCACTACAGATTTAACTTTGCTGGAATTAACAGATTTTAATAAGCCGTTATTAAAAGAATTAGCCAAGAGCGCACCCGGAACTTTTAATCATTCGATTACTATTGGAACACTTGTTGAAACTACTGCAGAAGCAATTGGAGCCAATTCTACACTTGCACGTGTTGGCGCATATTATCATGATATAGGCAAAACGATTGACCCGGAAAGTTTTGTTGAAAATCAGATTGATTCTAAAAATATTCATGAGCAATTATCTCCGGAAAGAAGTGTTAAACTTATTTTAGATCATGTTAAAAAGGGAATTGAATTGGGTCAAAATTATTCACTTCCAAAAGAGGTAATAGATTTTATCCCGATGCATCACGGTACAATGATAATATCTTATTTCTATGAAAAAGCAAAAGAGTTGTATGGAGAAGCTAAGGTTGATTTGAATGATTATCGCTATCCGGGACCAAAGCCGAACACAAAAGAAACGGCAGTCGTTATGCTGGCTGATGCGTGTGAATCAACTGTACGTTCTTTAAATGAAGCCGATTCACAAAAAATTGAAAATGTTATTAACAATTTGATCAACAGCAGAATAGATGACGGACAACTTGATGAAGCTCCGCTTACGTTTAAGGATATCAAACAAATTAAAGAATCGTTTTTAAGTATTCTCGTTGGTCATCAGCACAAGAGAATTAGATATCCAAAGCAAGAGGAATTGGAAAACACTAAGAGTGAAGAATAA
- a CDS encoding STAS domain-containing protein — protein MSENFNYELKKIGDSAIFKLNEKRFDASIAGFVEGEFTILLHTEDVKKLIIDLSEVDYCDSSGLSAILLAFRILQSNEGHIRIASPTKNVKTLIEISQLDRVLHVCNTVNEALKELENL, from the coding sequence ATGAGCGAGAATTTCAATTACGAATTAAAAAAAATAGGCGATAGCGCAATTTTTAAGTTAAATGAAAAGCGTTTTGATGCTTCCATCGCCGGATTTGTAGAAGGTGAATTTACCATACTTCTTCATACTGAAGATGTAAAAAAACTTATTATTGATCTTTCCGAAGTTGATTATTGCGACAGTTCGGGATTAAGTGCTATCCTACTGGCTTTTAGAATTCTCCAATCAAATGAAGGTCATATTCGCATTGCTTCTCCGACAAAGAATGTTAAGACTCTTATTGAAATTTCTCAGCTTGATAGAGTCCTTCATGTTTGTAATACTGTAAACGAAGCATTAAAAGAATTAGAGAATTTATAG